Proteins encoded by one window of Mycolicibacterium sp. ND9-15:
- a CDS encoding WXG100 family type VII secretion target, whose protein sequence is MAQMNTDAAVLAKEAANFERISGELKGVISHVEATAGALASQMVGQAGTAAQAALVRYNEAAARQIQELNDISANIHTGGVQYTATDEDSAGTLSSAMNL, encoded by the coding sequence ATGGCACAGATGAATACCGATGCCGCTGTCCTCGCCAAGGAGGCAGCTAACTTCGAGCGGATCTCCGGAGAGCTCAAAGGCGTCATCTCTCACGTCGAGGCGACTGCCGGCGCGTTGGCGAGCCAGATGGTCGGCCAGGCCGGCACTGCCGCGCAGGCCGCCTTGGTGCGCTACAACGAGGCCGCGGCGCGCCAGATCCAGGAGCTGAACGACATCTCGGCCAACATCCACACCGGCGGGGTGCAGTACACCGCGACGGACGAAGACTCGGCCGGGACGCTGTCGTCGGCCATGAATCTCTGA
- a CDS encoding WXG100 family type VII secretion target, with amino-acid sequence MTEQVWNFAGIEGGASEIQGAVGTTAGLLDEGKGSLATLAAVWGGSGSEAYQAVQMRWDSTAAELNAALQNLAQTISEAGATMAQTEAGVTGMFA; translated from the coding sequence ATGACCGAACAGGTATGGAACTTCGCCGGCATCGAAGGCGGCGCCAGTGAGATCCAGGGCGCCGTCGGCACCACCGCCGGCCTGCTCGACGAGGGCAAGGGTTCCCTCGCGACGCTCGCCGCGGTGTGGGGCGGGTCGGGCTCGGAGGCCTATCAGGCCGTGCAGATGCGCTGGGACAGCACTGCCGCCGAGCTCAATGCGGCCCTGCAGAACCTGGCGCAGACCATCAGTGAGGCCGGTGCGACCATGGCCCAGACCGAAGCCGGCGTGACCGGGATGTTCGCCTGA